A window of Halodesulfovibrio aestuarii DSM 17919 = ATCC 29578 contains these coding sequences:
- the mrtJ gene encoding JDVT-CTERM system glutamic-type intramembrane protease MrtJ, producing MIASTSIEKYRFTFTAFLLTSVALLLPDPATAANLPRLLIGACAEEIIFRGLLQDFLSKTSFCNQGTSQNYFLPSRANVITSLLFAVFHLFSHSPLWAMATFFPSLLLGAVWDRHQSLAICIALHLSYNLGYYYL from the coding sequence CCGCATTTTTATTGACATCTGTTGCACTACTCCTGCCAGATCCGGCTACTGCGGCCAACCTGCCAAGACTACTCATTGGTGCGTGTGCTGAAGAAATCATATTTCGTGGCTTGCTTCAGGATTTCTTAAGCAAGACTTCTTTTTGTAACCAAGGTACTAGTCAGAACTATTTTTTACCATCCCGTGCAAATGTCATCACCTCACTGTTATTTGCCGTTTTCCATCTGTTTTCTCACTCACCTCTGTGGGCAATGGCTACATTTTTTCCATCACTTCTGTTAGGGGCAGTATGGGATCGTCATCAGAGCCTCGCAATATGCATTGCGCTCCATCTGTCATACAATCTGGGATACTACTACTTGTAA
- a CDS encoding PKD domain-containing protein, whose protein sequence is MLFFRMALLFFCVVPFLLPASAHAGGSANFWLYGQALFSFHDDGTKTVTSSSPMELASGASSFSIAEEDGTPLFVGSGTVVYKVNEGGTPLQLTSSLNSSATVSQTAAFLPDSTVVNRLYLIYLDVCSWFGFSCLVASKETVEEIWVQQDVAIAGTHDSKAITIADHANKKDVWIISLTSSPYTGPEDTPQGFEAVLFDGTSFTRKDIIAPNVAKPIAIYSNFQLSPDGKKLVYGYEQDSKIGFVEYDFNNETGNITYNRTVEMPATSTTLNGGGIAFSADGRYLYMGGGTYSGLPEFFQLDLQNSEAIPVSMTVPELGANKQIGGGQLAPDGNIYYCISFEGIASIINSDKAYDGTESGAHLSIISEEAVGSAKPGLPLFNQSLLLTKAVIIKRENSNLQLEVDTSKLPAGTLDSYGICWTDSGTPTIADSKLSATDPAAPPVWDMNDYLTAGTSYTIRAFATVDGTTYYYDEMQMTLSVPPTVDTSATNTSSSEGALVSLKVVPVEGCSYLWEQESGPTVTISNVNSANASFTMPDADVGVKITLVTADGTSASQSLVINLGPPAVIETPADVSNGGSVSLVAQAVDGATYLWEQTAGTPTVTITNSDAREAQFDATSIADGTSLTFKLTVTKDGVSSVVSKVITVHTPPPVDISATKTSSPEGEVVSLKVVPVEGCTYLWEQESGTEVTISNADSANASFTMPASDVGVKITLVSADGISASKSLVVALGPPAVIETPADVSNGGSVSLIAQSVEGATYLWEQTGGTPTVTITNSDAREAQFDATSIADGTSLTFKLTVTKDGRSTVVTKVITVRTPPVITFVDIPSQAKAGVTVNLKVQPVDGVTYEWAQTAGISVTISNATTANASFTMPDGAGVMTFEITLTDAYGIKSAKSVSIKRDAPPVANAGPDQNVTEGDTVTLSGAGSSDPMGETLTYAWTQTSGTEVTLKKVTDSTYTFVAPVVPAAGESLVFQLKVTDPGGQSDTDDVTINVTYLNDPPVANAGPNQNVKTGDKVTLSGINSYDPDEGALTYKWEQTGGETVTLTDDTDVKPRFTAPDVTGALQFKLTVTDSGGLTSDDSVICNISTSSSTKIAPIAEAGADYTVECGSSVTLNGLNSHARGDDYLVGYLWEVQSDSSKSVTLSNSTAACTSFTAPSSAARIVFKLTVRAQSGLEDTDTVVINVTDAGTPPVANAGSDQSVSNGAVGVVLDASGSTAPGSSIVSYWWEQTSGLPVALSDIRASNPTFDAPSLASGCEALAFRLSVTNAEGMTDSDTVIVNVDSDGALLMPTAVPTSNVGAGKSVEGATVILDASASSASGTATLTSYSWTQVAGPMAPLSNPSAIAPTFVCPSTEVETTLVFELTVTDSNDMESTGRTSVVYTPNTFADIDTNQIQFTAYDGVQHLGIAPKEAGAGTGFTSGAIVTLKAVDPASVSGTGTAPTEMTYGLIDFRVRVEKPGDSTEVTVELPSAAPANWVKLDGSGAWVDYTEHVSYNAKRTIATIKLTDGGIGDADGIANGIIVDPSGPGVMTSPTPSPSSSGGGSGGGCTMTLSTPFHIDLLMILCGWAGLIFYRRKRKKTVR, encoded by the coding sequence TATATCTTATATACTTAGATGTCTGTTCATGGTTTGGTTTTTCTTGCCTGGTTGCTTCGAAAGAGACTGTTGAAGAGATATGGGTGCAGCAAGATGTTGCAATAGCGGGAACACATGATTCCAAAGCAATCACTATAGCAGACCATGCGAACAAAAAAGATGTTTGGATTATAAGTCTCACAAGTAGTCCGTATACAGGACCTGAAGACACCCCTCAGGGTTTTGAAGCAGTTTTGTTTGACGGTACGAGCTTTACCAGAAAAGACATTATAGCTCCTAACGTAGCAAAACCTATAGCTATATACTCTAACTTTCAGCTTTCACCTGATGGGAAAAAGCTTGTTTACGGTTATGAGCAGGACTCAAAAATAGGGTTTGTTGAGTATGATTTTAATAATGAAACAGGGAACATTACCTACAACCGCACTGTGGAAATGCCTGCGACTTCCACGACTTTGAACGGGGGCGGGATCGCGTTTTCCGCAGACGGAAGATACTTATATATGGGCGGAGGAACATACTCTGGTCTGCCTGAGTTCTTTCAATTGGATCTCCAAAATTCAGAAGCTATACCAGTATCAATGACTGTGCCCGAATTGGGGGCTAATAAGCAGATTGGTGGGGGACAACTCGCACCGGATGGTAATATCTATTACTGCATTAGTTTTGAAGGGATAGCGAGTATCATAAATTCGGATAAAGCTTATGATGGGACGGAATCTGGTGCCCATCTCAGTATTATATCAGAGGAAGCTGTAGGGTCCGCCAAACCGGGACTGCCGCTTTTTAACCAGAGCCTCCTTTTGACAAAAGCAGTAATAATCAAGAGGGAAAACTCTAATCTGCAATTAGAGGTAGACACTTCTAAACTTCCTGCTGGTACGTTGGACAGTTACGGCATCTGCTGGACAGATTCTGGAACGCCAACGATTGCAGATAGCAAACTCAGTGCTACAGATCCCGCTGCACCTCCAGTGTGGGATATGAATGACTACCTTACTGCAGGGACAAGCTATACTATTCGAGCCTTTGCTACTGTTGACGGAACTACATATTATTATGATGAAATGCAGATGACGTTGTCGGTTCCACCTACAGTTGATACCTCTGCGACAAACACTTCTTCATCGGAAGGTGCGCTTGTTTCTTTGAAAGTTGTTCCAGTGGAAGGGTGTTCCTATTTATGGGAACAGGAGAGCGGCCCAACGGTAACGATTTCTAATGTTAATAGTGCCAATGCCTCCTTTACTATGCCTGATGCTGATGTTGGTGTAAAAATTACACTTGTTACTGCTGACGGCACATCCGCTTCCCAAAGTCTTGTAATTAACTTAGGTCCTCCAGCGGTTATTGAAACGCCAGCTGATGTGAGCAATGGCGGTTCCGTGTCCTTGGTTGCACAGGCTGTAGATGGTGCGACGTACCTGTGGGAACAGACAGCCGGCACTCCTACTGTAACTATTACAAACTCAGATGCACGCGAAGCTCAGTTTGACGCTACCTCCATTGCTGATGGGACCTCTTTGACCTTCAAGCTTACTGTGACTAAAGATGGCGTAAGTTCGGTTGTGTCAAAGGTCATTACCGTCCACACTCCGCCTCCAGTTGATATCTCTGCTACAAAAACTTCTTCGCCGGAAGGTGAGGTTGTTTCTCTGAAAGTTGTTCCAGTGGAAGGGTGTACCTACCTATGGGAACAGGAAAGTGGGACAGAAGTTACTATTTCTAACGCTGACAGTGCCAATGCTTCATTTACCATGCCTGCTTCTGATGTTGGTGTAAAAATTACACTTGTTAGTGCTGATGGCATTTCTGCTTCTAAAAGTCTTGTGGTTGCCTTAGGTCCTCCTGCGGTTATTGAAACGCCTGCTGATGTAAGTAATGGCGGTTCTGTGTCCTTGATTGCACAATCTGTAGAGGGCGCAACGTATCTGTGGGAACAGACTGGTGGCACTCCTACTGTAACTATTACAAACTCAGATGCTCGCGAAGCTCAGTTTGACGCTACTTCCATTGCTGATGGAACTTCTTTGACATTTAAACTTACTGTAACCAAAGATGGTAGAAGTACAGTTGTAACAAAGGTTATCACTGTGCGTACTCCTCCTGTTATCACGTTTGTGGATATTCCTTCTCAGGCCAAGGCTGGCGTTACCGTTAACTTGAAAGTTCAGCCTGTAGATGGCGTAACGTATGAGTGGGCACAGACAGCTGGAATCTCCGTTACAATATCTAATGCCACAACAGCTAACGCGTCTTTTACAATGCCAGACGGTGCAGGCGTTATGACGTTTGAAATTACGCTCACAGATGCCTATGGCATTAAGTCAGCCAAATCTGTAAGCATTAAGCGTGATGCTCCGCCTGTGGCGAATGCTGGCCCAGACCAAAATGTGACAGAGGGTGACACTGTAACCCTCTCAGGCGCTGGCTCTTCGGATCCTATGGGTGAAACGTTGACGTATGCGTGGACGCAGACGTCAGGAACAGAAGTGACTTTGAAAAAGGTAACTGATTCAACCTACACCTTTGTTGCTCCTGTTGTACCTGCTGCTGGTGAGTCTTTAGTTTTCCAGCTGAAAGTTACTGATCCCGGTGGGCAGAGTGATACTGATGACGTAACTATCAATGTTACATATTTAAATGATCCTCCTGTGGCGAATGCTGGTCCTAATCAGAATGTGAAGACAGGGGATAAAGTGACACTTAGCGGTATAAATTCTTATGATCCTGACGAAGGCGCTTTGACATATAAATGGGAGCAGACTGGTGGCGAGACTGTTACCTTAACTGATGATACAGACGTCAAACCTAGGTTTACTGCTCCTGATGTAACCGGAGCGCTTCAGTTTAAGCTTACAGTTACGGATAGTGGAGGACTGACCTCAGATGATTCTGTAATTTGTAACATTTCTACATCCAGCTCTACAAAGATTGCTCCAATTGCTGAAGCAGGGGCAGATTACACGGTGGAATGTGGTTCATCAGTAACGCTGAACGGTTTGAATTCCCATGCACGTGGTGATGATTATTTAGTTGGATACCTTTGGGAAGTGCAGTCCGACAGCTCGAAGAGTGTAACATTAAGCAATTCCACAGCCGCATGTACCAGCTTTACTGCACCGTCCAGTGCGGCGAGAATTGTCTTTAAGTTAACAGTAAGGGCTCAGAGTGGATTGGAAGATACAGACACCGTCGTGATAAATGTTACAGATGCAGGAACTCCTCCTGTGGCAAACGCCGGTAGTGATCAGTCAGTATCAAACGGGGCAGTTGGAGTCGTTTTAGACGCGTCCGGTTCTACAGCACCGGGAAGCTCAATAGTTTCCTATTGGTGGGAGCAAACTTCCGGCCTACCTGTGGCGCTAAGTGACATTAGGGCGTCTAATCCGACATTTGATGCTCCATCGCTTGCGTCCGGTTGTGAAGCACTTGCGTTTCGATTGTCAGTGACCAACGCTGAAGGCATGACAGATAGTGATACTGTTATTGTGAATGTTGATAGCGACGGAGCGCTTCTCATGCCTACCGCTGTACCTACTAGCAATGTCGGTGCAGGTAAGTCCGTTGAGGGAGCAACAGTAATTCTTGATGCTAGCGCTTCTTCTGCAAGTGGTACGGCTACTCTTACAAGTTATTCATGGACGCAGGTTGCTGGGCCTATGGCTCCGTTGTCCAATCCTTCTGCAATCGCTCCGACATTTGTATGTCCTTCTACGGAAGTGGAAACAACACTTGTTTTTGAACTGACAGTGACTGACAGCAATGACATGGAGTCTACAGGACGTACTTCTGTTGTCTACACTCCTAATACCTTTGCAGATATTGATACTAACCAGATTCAGTTCACGGCCTACGACGGTGTTCAGCACCTTGGTATTGCGCCTAAGGAAGCTGGAGCAGGTACCGGATTTACTAGTGGTGCAATTGTAACCTTAAAGGCTGTGGATCCGGCCAGTGTTTCAGGTACAGGCACTGCACCTACGGAGATGACCTACGGACTTATTGATTTTAGGGTTCGTGTGGAAAAACCGGGTGATTCAACAGAAGTGACAGTCGAACTGCCTTCGGCCGCTCCTGCCAACTGGGTAAAACTGGATGGTTCTGGCGCTTGGGTCGATTATACTGAGCATGTCAGCTATAATGCTAAGCGAACAATTGCGACTATAAAACTGACCGATGGTGGCATTGGTGATGCCGATGGTATCGCAAACGGAATTATTGTTGATCCATCCGGCCCTGGTGTTATGACTAGCCCCACCCCTTCCCCAAGCAGTTCTGGTGGTGGCTCCGGTGGTGGTTGTACGATGACACTATCCACGCCATTCCATATTGATCTTTTGATGATTCTTTGTGGATGGGCAGGACTTATCTTCTATAGAAGAAAACGTAAAAAGACAGTTCGATAA